TAGGAAATCTTCAGCTTGGTTTTTGGACAAGTAAGGTATTTGGAATAAGTGTTGACATCTCGCAGTTTTTGAGCTGTGCGTGAGTCAATGGTTCCCTTACGGAGGGCATCATCTAGAGTGACGCGTCCAGGGACTTCAGGTTCAATAAGGCCACCTGTGAGATATTGCACTTCTAAGAAACGCTGTCCAGCTTCATAATATAACCAGCCTTTCTTCAATGCTTGGGCTGCGGACATCTTTGTCTTCGTTCTTGGGTCTTCAAAGCCATTGAATGCCTTCTGAGCAAGGTTGATTCTGTCTACCATGATTTTGTCCACTAGACCTTTGTTGACTGCATCAGCAACTGAGAACTTTTCTCCTGTAATGGGGTCAATGATGCCTCCAGTGCACGCCTGAGCTTCCAGTAATCTTTGACCAGTTATGTTGTCTACAAGGTTGCGGTGCATGGCTTCAGTGATCGAGACTTTTTCTAATGTGTCTGTATCTACTATACCAGCAATCGGGCCGGTCTCTTCAGAGGGATCGCTCCAAGGCGATAGTGGATCCCGTTTTGCAGGGCTGGCAgtgtaggaggaggaagagcccACAGAGGATGATCTTGAACGGAATCCACTCATGTTACCGGAGAGCATGTCAGCAAACTCCGTAATGGATAAAGTCCCAGCGCGATACTGGTCAAGGGAAGATTGGTCAATGAGACCTTTGGCAATGGCATCATCAATATCATACTGTCGTCCTGACCGTCTGTCTGTGATTATTGATTTTACAACACCGTCAGACGAGGAGCTGGTGACCTCTTCCCACTCGCACTCCTGTTCAGAGAGCTCTATGTAGGTCTGGTGGTCAATAAGTCCTTTGCGATAAGCTTCATACACAGACATTTCTTTCCCAGTTTCTGGATCTACAATGACTACTCTTCTCTTACGGACTGAAGACTTGGATGACGTTTTTCTTTCCCTCTTCTTCTCTTTCAAGAGTAACAGACAGAGATTGGTAGCTGGATCAATCATGCATCTCTCCATTAACTGAAGGTAAGTTAGATTTTCCTCTGTGTTGGGATCAAAGAATCCTTTAGTATCGTCACTGGGATCTGAGAGGATCTCATTCATCTCCTCATCAAACAGACCTctgttgtatgcagtctccactgGCAGACGGTGGCTTTCTTCTGGATCAATAATACCACCAGTGGCAATCTGAGCTTCCAGCAGACGAATGCCATGGTCTTTTAGAATCAATCCTTTTTTCATGGCTTGGAAAAGAGAGATCAGCTTTCCTGAGTAGGGATCCTTGTAGCCAGTCACCGCTCTCTCTGCTGATAACAGCTTATCCTTGAACTCTGGGCCCACAATGCCCATTCGCACCGCTTCTTCAACGGCCAGTTTCAGACACTTGATAGGATCAATGACGTAACCTGTAGCTGCTTGAGCTTCAAGTAACTCAAATGCTGTGCCTGGCCTGATCATGCCTTTTTTCATAGCTTGGTAGATGGAGTACCTTTCCTTTGTAGCTTCTACATAGACACCAGCAATACAACTTGTGCCTTCCAGGAACTTCTGCAGATTTTTTGAGACTTCCTCAATAGATGTTAAGCCATCCTGTAATTGCTGAGCTGTCACTGCATCCATGATATTAGATCTTATCAGTTCTTCCATGGAGATCTCCTTCCTTAAACCTTTGAATGTTAATTTCCTCTTGTCTGCAAGTGGCAAGATAAGGAGATGGCTCTTTTCGTCCCTGTGGCACCTCTTCAAAAGCTGAGAATAGCTGAGCTTCTCATCAGTGGAAGGATCCACGTAGCTGCGGACCTCACTCGGCTCCGACAACCTATCGAAAGTCTCTTTGTTGAGATAGCCATGTGAATAGGCAGTTTCATTTGGAATATGGAATCCAAAGCGGGGATCGATGATACCCCCTGTAGCTATCTGGGCATCCAGCAATCTCAAAGCTTGGTCGGATGGAATCAAATCCTTCTTCATGGCTTGGAAGATAGAAATCATCTGCTCAGTGTAAGGATCTCTGTAGCCAGTTACAGCTCTTTCAGCAGACAGAAGGCGGTCATGGATTTCAGGTCCCACTACTCCCTTTCTTACAGCCTCGTCCACAGTCAACAATTCATTCTTCACTGGATCGACAATAAAACCGGTGGCCGCCTGGGCATCCAACAGCTGATAAGCCACTTCAGGTGTAATAAATCCCTTCTTCATTGCCTGGTAAATACTGACGGGTTCCTTAGAGACTGGCATCTGTAGACCAGCAACACACCCAGTTCCATACAAGTATCTCCAGACCGTCTCAATTTGGATAATTTCTGATATAGTCTTGGTTCCTTGCTTAAGCATACTGTACATTTCCAGTGTTATCAGTTTAGACTGGTACATATCTTCAGCTGTAATGCGGCGGCGGACAAAGTCATAAGAATGCAACTCTTGTTGTCGAATAATCTCTGTTTTCTCAATGATCTCAATGATGATGATAATCATGCGCTCCTTGGTCAGTCTACCAGCTTGGAACTCTGCCATCAACCGATCTCTTTCCTCTTGAGGAAGAAGATCTGAATGTATAAGCTCCCAAATGGTCATCGAAGACCCGGCCATGCTTCCAGCTGGGATGTCCACTGTTGTCTCTTCAAACACTTTCTTGGTCTCTGCTTCACTGTACACTTTACTAGTTTCGACTTCTGCAGGTTTCTGACTTTTCTTCAAAGGAAGTAGGGTCAGACCAGACTCTGGATCCTGAATGCATCTTTCTTTCAGTTGCAAGTAGGTCAAGTTCTCATGAGTGTTGGGATCAAAGAACCCTTTTGTGTCATCAGTAGGATCAGCAAGGATCTTGTTCATGGCTTCATCAAAGTAACCTCGTTTATAGGCAACCTCTACTGGGACTCTGTGACTGTGAACAGGGTCAATGATTCCACCAGTGGCAATCTGAGCTTCCAAGAGGCGTATACCATGGTCTCGGAGAATTAAGCCTTTTTGCATAGCTTCGAAAACAGAGATAGTTCTACCAGAGTAAGGGTCTTTGTACCCTGTGACAGCTTTTTCAGCAGACAGCAGCTTTTCATGCAGCTCTGGTCCGACAACTCCAGCTTTCACGGCCTCATTCACATAGAATTTTTGGTTCTTTACTGGATCAATAATAAAACCAGTGGCAGCTTGTGCTTCAAGGAGAACCAGAGCAGTTCCAGGCCTCAGGAGGTTCCTCTTCATGGCTTGGTAGATGTTCATTTTCAATTTGTTCTCTTCTATATAGACTCCAGCTATGCAGTCACTGCCTTGGAGGTATCTTTTGACAGAGTCGGTCTCCGATATTTCCTTTACTGACTTCTTGCCTTCCTTTAGTTGCTCAAACTGGGTTTTATCTATAATATTGGCCTCCAGAAGTTCATTAGCAGGAACTGGAGCCCGGAGGCCGGTGAATGTGAGGCGCTGTTGTCTCTTGGTCTCCGTTTCTTCCACAATAGTAATCATAATTTTGATTATTTTCTCGATGGTGACTTTTCCAGTCTTATACTGACGGAGGAGCTCTCTTCTTTGCTCTTCTGTGAAGTATTCTGAGTGGATCAATTCCCACAGAGTAATTGTCTTTCCTTTGAAGCTGCCAACAGGGACTTCAACAGTTGATTTATCAAAGGCTTCTTTGGCTTGAGAGTCAGTGTAAATCTCTTCTAGTTGGGACTGTATGGCTTGTTCGGACAGGGGTAGTAACAAGTGACCCGTTTTCTTGTCCACCTTGCATTTCTTCTGCAATTGTGCATAGGAAAGGTTTTCCTGACTGTTTGGATCATAGAAACCAGTGTTTTCATCCACTGGCTCGGACAGAATTTTAGTTGTCTCTTCATCCAGGTGACCTCTCTTGTAAGCAATCTCCAGTGGGAGCCGGTGGCTATTTACTGGATCAATTATGCCACCTGTTGCCAATTGTGCATCTAAGAGTCTAATTCCGCTGTCCTTCGGTATGAGCCCCTTCTTCAGAGCCTGGAACAAGGACAGGGTCTGCCCGGTGTAAGGATCCTTGTAGCCCGTGACAGCTTTTTCAGCAGACAGCAACTTTTCATGGTATTCTGGGCCAACTATTCCAGCCTTAACAGCCTCGTCTACTGGGAGTAGTTCATTCTTTACAGGGTTGATGATGAAGCCTGTACCAGCTTGAGCTTCCAGCAGGTTGAGAGCGGTGGCTGGCTTTAAAAGGTTCTTCCTTATAGCTTCATAGAAGCTCAGTTTCTCACCAGATTTCTCCACCTGGACTCCAGATATGGCAGTGCTTCCAGTCAAATATCTTTTCACAGACTCTACCTCAGAAACCTCTTTTACAGACTTTTTGCCTTGGTGGAGCTGGTTGAACAGGTCATTATCTATGATCTTGCTGTCCACGAGTTCTGCTGCTGGGACGGGGCTCCTTATACCATCAAAGCACATCTGCTTTTTCTTTTCGTTTTCTTCTACCACAGTAATTATGATTCTGATAATTTTTTCCACAGTGATTTTGCCAGTTTTATATTGTCTTAGTAACTCGCGCCTCTGCTCTTCAGTGAAATATTCAGAATTAATAATTTCCCATATGGTGACACTTTTTCCTTGGAATTTGCCAAATGGGACAGAAACTGTGGCCTTCTTAAACACGTCTTTGGCTTCTGAATCTGTGTAGACAAGTTCTCCTTTCCCAGCTTTGTCAGTTAGTGGCAAAAGACACAGCTTTGTCTCTGGATCTatcacacatctatccataagCTGCAAATAGGTGAGATTCTCTTGTGTGTTAGGGTCAAAGAAGCCCTTCGTGTCGTCTGTGGGATCAGATAAGACCTTGCTCATGTCTTCATCAAAGTAACCTCGTTTATAGGCAACGTCCAGAGGGAGACGGTGACTATTGACTGGGTCTACGATTCCTCCAGTGGCAATCTGGGCTTCCAGCAGTCGTATTCCATGGTCCTTCACTATTAAATCTTTCTTCATAGCTTGGAAGAGTGATATTTTCTCTCCAGTGTAAGGATCCTTGTAACCGGTGATGGCCCGCTCGGCAGACAGCATCTTGCTGTGTATTTCTGGGCCAATAACGTTTTCTTTCACTGCCTCGCTGACCGTCAGTTTCTTGTTCCTCACTGGGTCAATGATGTAGCCGGAGGCAGCCTGGGCTTCCAATAGGATGAGTGCAGTGCCTGGGGTGATCAGCTTCTTCTTCATGGCGTTGTAGATGCTTATCTTTTCATTGCTAGGTTTGAGTAGTAGCCCTGCAATGCTGCTCTTCCCTTGGaggtatttttttatgtcttCGCGCTGAGAGAGGTCATCTACGGATACTTGCCTATTGGACAGTTTATCCAGCAGGTCTTTGGTCAGTATACCAGCCTCATACAGTTTGTTGGCAGATACTTTCTGCCTTAAGCCATCAAATGCATTTTCTTGTTCAtcattttcaacggacccatcaACTGAATCTCTTCCATTTGGCACGGCTCTGGTCTGGGTAATGATGGTTTCTTTGTGGATCAAGATCTCCTTTGTTTTCTCCAAAGCTATTCTATGTTCTTGTTCCAGCTGTTCTAGTCTTTCCCTCAGTTTTCGGTTTTCTTCCTCCAGCAGCTTCTCTTGTTCAAGCCTCTTCTTATCCAGAAGCTGAAGCTCGTCTTGTTTCTGCCGCACCTTGTCCTCTGCCTCAAGCTGCCTTTTAACAGCATCATCCATGGTAATCTGAAGAAGTCTCTTCTCTTCCTCCAGCTGCTGCAGTCGACGCTCTTTCTCAGCTTTCAGGTTTTGGGCTTTGTTGACCTCTTGATCAAAGAGTTTCTCTAGTTTGGCCTTCTCTTCTTCAATAtacttttccttttggatcaatatTTGCTTCTCAGACAGGAACGTGGTCTGGAGGGTCTGGGTTTCCTGACGTAGCTGTTCTCTCTGAGCGATCTCCATCTGTAGGCAAACCGATCAGATTGATTAAAAAAAGAACATAAAACAACAGAGATTCAGTAAATGTAAGGAAATCAAGGCGATGGTGAGGACCCACTATGAGGAGGAACTGTATCTACTGCTGACCCAGCACTAGTTGAAGACGGATGTGAGGTAACCCCTCTAATATTATGGGGTTTGTGTACTGTACAACACAATCCTAACATACATGAGCGTAAAACTAATGTAAGGAACCATGTCTCGGGGGGTTTTAGGGGAACCTCTGTATTGCAGGAATATTTGGGCTCTAGCTGGTGCAGGATTCTTATGATCGCAGTTGAACAAAGACCATGCTAACAGAAGATCCAGAGAAAACCCAATATTTTGCTTTCCTCAGAGATTAGCGACACCAGAGGGGCCTGGCAGTCACGTTCTGCCCCTGCTCTAATAATATAACATGCATCGTCACTGGAAGTGAACGTGAATTTTAATAGGGGGCAATTGGCCACATGACTGTCTATGGCTTAGGGGTATTGCAACAATCAGAACATTCTCTATGCATTGCACATGGAATGGGCATGAAAAATATCAAATTAAATATGATGAAGGGATATGCTCTACACTGCCATGAGCGCTAGTAATAGAAATAATCGGGTACCTCTTCTGACTTTCTCTGCAGCAGCTCTGCCTCCTTTTTGAGCTTCTCTTTCTCCTTCTCCAGTTCAGCAATGGCTTTTCTCAGATCTTCTGCCTCCTTATCACTTTGCTGTCTCTGTATTTCAAGGGTATGAACCACGGTCATCTTCTCTTTGGTCGATAGTTCTGTTTGGTGTAGCCTCTCGCTGATTTCTTCTGCCTGTTTTCTGAACTTTTTGGCATCTTCTTCGGCTTTGGATTGGGATTTGCTCATTTCAACCACTTGTATTTTAAGGCGTTCGGCTTCAGCACTTATGTCGAGTTGTCGTCGACGTTCGGCTTCCAGAGTCTTTTGGAAGCCCTCCGTCTCCTGGGCAAGTTGCTGCTCCATCTGCTCCTTGTCTTCTTGAAGTTTTTTAGCTTGCTCCATGGCCAGCTCCTTCTGTTTCTGCAGCATCTCAGCTTCTGCTTTCAGACGTGTGGCTTCCTGAACCGCTTGCATTTTCTCCTTCAGCATCTTTTCAGCTAAGGCTCGCTGTTCATTCAAGTTGTCCTCTGCAATCTTCCTTAAACGTGCAGCCTCCTGGGCCTCAACACTCAGACGGGCAGCCTCTTCTGCTACTTGCCTCATCTTCTCAGCCTCCTCAACCAGGAATTTTTGTGTGTGGTCTTTGTCTTTTGTTAAAAGCATCTTGTTTTCCTCTTCAATACGAATTTTCAGTTTCAACAACTCTTCCATTTGTATTTTAACCTTGAACAACTCGTCTTCCACCAGTTTCTTTTGCCTTAGGGAGTCAGTAACTTCTTCTTTGAGACGTCCCAACTCATCATCTAGAATGGTTTTCTGGTGGTCCGTTTCCTCCAGTTGGAGTTTGACTTTAGTGAGTTCACTTTCTACCTGCTCCTTCTGTCTAACAGTTTTTTCTGCAAATTTCTTATGTTTCTCCATTTCAGCATCTGCCATTTGTTTGAGTTTGAGGGCTGCCTGCTCGGCCTGGCCTCTCTTAGCTGCTTCTAGTTCTGCCTCTTTGCGGATCTTTTCTGCATCTTCCTGGGCTTGGCCCTTAACTTGGGCTTCTTCTTCTGCCTTTTGCTTCAGGCGCTCTGCTTCCTCTACCTGCTGGCGTGAGAGTGCGGCTTCATGTTCAGCCTTGATCTTTGCTCGCT
This sequence is a window from Bufo gargarizans isolate SCDJY-AF-19 chromosome 5, ASM1485885v1, whole genome shotgun sequence. Protein-coding genes within it:
- the PLEC gene encoding plectin isoform X12, which encodes MASFHLPQLPPDAEEKDYIQAYEDVRERYKDERDRVQKKTFTKWVNKHLIKAHRHVNDLYEDLRDGHNLISLLEVLSGETLPRERDVIRNLRLPREKGRMRFHKLQNVQIALDFLKLRQVKLVNIRNDDIADGNPKLTLGLIWTIILHFQISDIQVSGQSEDMTAKEKLLLWSQRMTEGYQGLRCDNFTSSWRDGRLFNAVIHRHKPMLIDMNRVYRQTNIENLDQAFTVAERDLGVTRLLDPEDVDVPQPDEKSIITYVSSLYDAMPRVPDVQDGVRANELELRWHEYYERVTMLLQWVRHYTVIFEEKRFPASYEEIEILWRQFLKFKETDLPNKEADKNQSRFQYQSLEGAVQSGQLKVPPGYHPLDVEKEWGKLHVSILEREKLLRIELERLERLQRIVSKLQMESGLCEEQLNQADALLQTNIRLLNAGKPLQRAGDIERDLDKADTMIRVLFNDVQALKDGRHPQGEQMYRRVYRLHERLVAIRTEYNLRIKSGATQVVTQVTHVSQQASRPEVDEVTLRYLQDLLGWVEENQKRINAAEWGSDLPSVESQLGSHRGLHQSINEFRSKIERARADEAQMSGTRGTYQEYLGKLDLQYAKLLNSSKARLRHLESLHAFVLAATKELMWLNDKEEEEVNFDWSERNTNMASKKDNYSGLMRELELKERKIKEIQNTGDRLLREDHPGKTTVEAFQAALQTQWSWMLQLCCCIEAHLKENTAYFQFFTDVKEAEDHLKKIQDTMRRKYTCDRSITVTRLEDLVQDSINEKEQLAEYKGQISGLAKRAKAIVQLKPRSPANPPKGQQPIQTVCDYKQMEITIHKGDECLLVNNSQPYKWKVQNSAGSDAVVPSVCFIVPPPNKEALDAVSRLQSGHQNLLTQWQRMHIDLKSLLSYQYLQRDIQLIQSWTLVTFRSTTSEEYKLILRNLEMHYQDFMRDSQDSQNFHPDDRMKIEMEYNSCNQKYETLLRSIERGEQDESACKNYISQLKNIQLQLEGCEARTVSKIRSPLDKDPIRECSQRIGDQQQIHFELETIQKNLDKVSEKTRKILTQPDTGASAPVLKSEHEITLQKMDQVYSLSSIYLDKLKTINLVIRNTYGAEEVVKTYEDQLKDVHTVPADLKELENSKTDLKRMRGQVEGHQPLFSGLESDLGKAREVSEKMLRAHSERDVDLDRYKEKVQQLLERWQAIVLQIDLRQRELEQLGKQLRYYRESYEWLIRWIQDARQRQDKIQSVTITDSRTVREQLLEEKKLLEESEKNRVKVDECQKYAKQYIDAIKDFELQLVTFKAQVEPVASPVKKPKVQSTSDNIIQEYVDLRTKYSELTTLTSQYIKFITETLRRLEEEERAAEKMKAEERKKLAEVEAQLEKQRQLAEAHAQAKALAEKEASALRLNMQEEVTKREVVAVDAEQQKKNIQQELHQMKQISEAEIKAKVKLIDEAEYNRKKVEEEIRIIRLQLETSQKQKSGAEDELKALRARAEEAERQKKLAQEEAERLRKQVKDEAQKKREAEDELQRKIQAEKDAAREKQKALDDLEKLRLQAEEAERRMKQAELEKERQIRQAHDMAQQSADAELQSKRMSFLEKTTQLEMSLQQEHITVTHLQEEAERLKKQQLEAENAREEAERELEKWRQKANEALRLRLQAEEIAHKKTLAQEEAEKQKEDAEREARKRAKAEESALRQKGLAEEELEKQRKLAEDTASHKLSAEQELIRLKAEVENGEQQRIVLEEDLFRLKNEVSEAIQRRRGLEEELAKVRAEMEILLKAKSKTEEESRSASEKSKQMLEEEANKLRELAEEAARLRALSEEAKRQRQLAEEEATRQRAEAERILKEKLSAINEATRLKTEAEIALKEKEAENERLRRLAEDEAYQRKLLEEQAAQHKQDIDEKILLLKQSSESELERQKIIVDETLKHRRVIEEEIRILKINFEKASAGKSDLELELQKLKNIADETQKSKEKAEQEAETQRHLALEEEARRKEAEEKVRKIVAAEHEAARQRKLALEEVEKLKAKVEEARKQKELAEKEAERQIELAQEAARNKIDAEEKAHIAVVQRKEQELKQTRIQEQSILDKLKEEAEKAKRAAEDAERAKIKAEHEAALSRQQVEEAERLKQKAEEEAQVKGQAQEDAEKIRKEAELEAAKRGQAEQAALKLKQMADAEMEKHKKFAEKTVRQKEQVESELTKVKLQLEETDHQKTILDDELGRLKEEVTDSLRQKKLVEDELFKVKIQMEELLKLKIRIEEENKMLLTKDKDHTQKFLVEEAEKMRQVAEEAARLSVEAQEAARLRKIAEDNLNEQRALAEKMLKEKMQAVQEATRLKAEAEMLQKQKELAMEQAKKLQEDKEQMEQQLAQETEGFQKTLEAERRRQLDISAEAERLKIQVVEMSKSQSKAEEDAKKFRKQAEEISERLHQTELSTKEKMTVVHTLEIQRQQSDKEAEDLRKAIAELEKEKEKLKKEAELLQRKSEEMEIAQREQLRQETQTLQTTFLSEKQILIQKEKYIEEEKAKLEKLFDQEVNKAQNLKAEKERRLQQLEEEKRLLQITMDDAVKRQLEAEDKVRQKQDELQLLDKKRLEQEKLLEEENRKLRERLEQLEQEHRIALEKTKEILIHKETIITQTRAVPNGRDSVDGSVENDEQENAFDGLRQKVSANKLYEAGILTKDLLDKLSNRQVSVDDLSQREDIKKYLQGKSSIAGLLLKPSNEKISIYNAMKKKLITPGTALILLEAQAASGYIIDPVRNKKLTVSEAVKENVIGPEIHSKMLSAERAITGYKDPYTGEKISLFQAMKKDLIVKDHGIRLLEAQIATGGIVDPVNSHRLPLDVAYKRGYFDEDMSKVLSDPTDDTKGFFDPNTQENLTYLQLMDRCVIDPETKLCLLPLTDKAGKGELVYTDSEAKDVFKKATVSVPFGKFQGKSVTIWEIINSEYFTEEQRRELLRQYKTGKITVEKIIRIIITVVEENEKKKQMCFDGIRSPVPAAELVDSKIIDNDLFNQLHQGKKSVKEVSEVESVKRYLTGSTAISGVQVEKSGEKLSFYEAIRKNLLKPATALNLLEAQAGTGFIINPVKNELLPVDEAVKAGIVGPEYHEKLLSAEKAVTGYKDPYTGQTLSLFQALKKGLIPKDSGIRLLDAQLATGGIIDPVNSHRLPLEIAYKRGHLDEETTKILSEPVDENTGFYDPNSQENLSYAQLQKKCKVDKKTGHLLLPLSEQAIQSQLEEIYTDSQAKEAFDKSTVEVPVGSFKGKTITLWELIHSEYFTEEQRRELLRQYKTGKVTIEKIIKIMITIVEETETKRQQRLTFTGLRAPVPANELLEANIIDKTQFEQLKEGKKSVKEISETDSVKRYLQGSDCIAGVYIEENKLKMNIYQAMKRNLLRPGTALVLLEAQAATGFIIDPVKNQKFYVNEAVKAGVVGPELHEKLLSAEKAVTGYKDPYSGRTISVFEAMQKGLILRDHGIRLLEAQIATGGIIDPVHSHRVPVEVAYKRGYFDEAMNKILADPTDDTKGFFDPNTHENLTYLQLKERCIQDPESGLTLLPLKKSQKPAEVETSKVYSEAETKKVFEETTVDIPAGSMAGSSMTIWELIHSDLLPQEERDRLMAEFQAGRLTKERMIIIIIEIIEKTEIIRQQELHSYDFVRRRITAEDMYQSKLITLEMYSMLKQGTKTISEIIQIETVWRYLYGTGCVAGLQMPVSKEPVSIYQAMKKGFITPEVAYQLLDAQAATGFIVDPVKNELLTVDEAVRKGVVGPEIHDRLLSAERAVTGYRDPYTEQMISIFQAMKKDLIPSDQALRLLDAQIATGGIIDPRFGFHIPNETAYSHGYLNKETFDRLSEPSEVRSYVDPSTDEKLSYSQLLKRCHRDEKSHLLILPLADKRKLTFKGLRKEISMEELIRSNIMDAVTAQQLQDGLTSIEEVSKNLQKFLEGTSCIAGVYVEATKERYSIYQAMKKGMIRPGTAFELLEAQAATGYVIDPIKCLKLAVEEAVRMGIVGPEFKDKLLSAERAVTGYKDPYSGKLISLFQAMKKGLILKDHGIRLLEAQIATGGIIDPEESHRLPVETAYNRGLFDEEMNEILSDPSDDTKGFFDPNTEENLTYLQLMERCMIDPATNLCLLLLKEKKRERKTSSKSSVRKRRVVIVDPETGKEMSVYEAYRKGLIDHQTYIELSEQECEWEEVTSSSSDGVVKSIITDRRSGRQYDIDDAIAKGLIDQSSLDQYRAGTLSITEFADMLSGNMSGFRSRSSSVGSSSSYTASPAKRDPLSPWSDPSEETGPIAGIVDTDTLEKVSITEAMHRNLVDNITGQRLLEAQACTGGIIDPITGEKFSVADAVNKGLVDKIMVDRINLAQKAFNGFEDPRTKTKMSAAQALKKGWLYYEAGQRFLEVQYLTGGLIEPEVPGRVTLDDALRKGTIDSRTAQKLRDVNTYSKYLTCPKTKLKISYKEAMEKSMVEDGTGLRLLEASSQSSKGYYSPYNVSGSGSASGSRSGSRSGSRRGSFDATGNSSFTMNFSSSSYTSSNYGRRYANGPQDAPFDAAELANALLTLRLSCSQESRRGLDTFVALVPGLV